In a genomic window of Balaenoptera ricei isolate mBalRic1 chromosome 3, mBalRic1.hap2, whole genome shotgun sequence:
- the TRIP13 gene encoding pachytene checkpoint protein 2 homolog isoform X2, producing the protein MDEAVGDLKQALPCVAEAPTVHVEVHQRSGSTAKKEDLKLSVRKLLNRHNIVFGDYAWTEFDEPFLTRNVQSVSIVDTELKAKNPQPIDLSTCTIALHIFQLNEDGPSSENLEEETENIIAANHWVLPAAEFHGLWDSLVYDVEVKSHLLDYVMTTLLFSDKKVDSNLITWNRVVLLHGPPGTGKTSLCKALAQKLTIRLSSRYRYGQLIEINSHSLFSKWFSESGKLVTRMFQKIQDLIDDKDALVFVLIDEVESLTAARNACRAGAEPSDAIRVVNAVLTQIDQIKRHSNVVILTTSNITERIDVAFVDRADIRQYIGPPSAAAIFRIYLSCLEELMRCQIIYPRQQLLTLRELEMIGFIENNVSKLSLLLSEISRKSEGLSGRVLRKLPFLAHALYIQAPSITIEGFLQALSLAVDKQFEDRKKLSSCV; encoded by the exons ATGGACGAGGCCGTGGGCGACCTGAAGCAGGCGCTGCCCTGCGTGGCCGAGGCGCCGACCGTCCATGTGGAGGTCCACCAGCGGAGCGGCAG CACTGCAAAAAAAGAAGATCTAAAGCTGAGTGTTAGAAAGCTCCTCAACAGGCATAATATCGTGTTTGGCGATTACGCGTGGACTGAGTTTGATGAGCCTTTTCTGACCAGAAATGTGCAGTCTGTGTCCATCGTTGACACGGAATTAAAGGCTAAAAATCCACAG CCCATTGATTTGAGCACGTGCACCATTGCACTTCACATCTTCCAGCTGAATGAAGatggccccagcagtgaaaatctggaggaagagacagaaaatataattgCAGCAAACCATTGGGTGCTGCCTGCAG CTGAATTCCATGGGCTTTGGGACAGCCTGGTGTATGATGTGGAAGTCAAATCTCAC CTCCTTGACTATGTGATGACAACTTTACTGTTTTCAGACAAGAAGGTCGACAGCAATCTCATCACCTGGAATCGGGTGGTGCTGCTTCATG GTCCTCCAGGAACTGGAAAAACATCCCTGTGTAAAGCTTTAGCCCAGAAATTAACCATCAGACTCTCAAGCAG GTACCGGTATGGCCAGTTAATCGAAATAAACAGCCACAGCCTGTTCTCTAAGTGGTTTTCAGAA AGTGGCAAGCTGGTAACTAGGATGTTCCAGAAGATTCAGGACTTAATTGATGACAAAGATGCTCTGGTGTTTGTGTTGATTGACGAG GTGGAGAGCCTAACGGCCGCCCGCAATGCCTGCAGGGCGGGTGCCGAGCCTTCGGATGCCATCCGCGTAGTCAACGCCGTGTTGACGCAAATCGATCAGATCAAAAG GCACTCCAACGTGGTGATCCTGACCACTTCCAACATCACGGAGAGGATCGACGTGGCCTTCGTGGACAGAGCTGACATCAGGCAGTACATTGGGCCGCCCTCCGCAGCAGCCATTTTCAGAATCTACCTCTCCTGCCTGGAAGAACTGATGAGG TGTCAGATCATATACCCTCGCCAGCAGCTGCTGACCCTCCGCGAGCTGGAGATGATCGGCTTCATTGAAAACAACGTGTCTAAGTTGAGCCTCCTTCTGAGTGAAATTTCAAG GAAGAGTGAGGGCCTCAGCGGCCGTGTCCTGAGAAAACTCCCCTTTCTGGCTCACGCTCTGTACATCCAG GCCCCCAGCATCACCATCGAGGGCTTCCTCCAGGCCCTGTCTCTGGCCGTGGACAAGCAGTTTGAGGACAGGAAGAAGCTCTCGTCGTGCGTGTGA
- the TRIP13 gene encoding pachytene checkpoint protein 2 homolog isoform X1, producing MDEAVGDLKQALPCVAEAPTVHVEVHQRSGSLGLPVSVNHSPVTAPALCGLHGGPRVVQHSSSVVTDLQEPRMAPTLAVAPSPDGDLGHRALGRLPQVTRSPRSTAKKEDLKLSVRKLLNRHNIVFGDYAWTEFDEPFLTRNVQSVSIVDTELKAKNPQPIDLSTCTIALHIFQLNEDGPSSENLEEETENIIAANHWVLPAAEFHGLWDSLVYDVEVKSHLLDYVMTTLLFSDKKVDSNLITWNRVVLLHGPPGTGKTSLCKALAQKLTIRLSSRYRYGQLIEINSHSLFSKWFSESGKLVTRMFQKIQDLIDDKDALVFVLIDEVESLTAARNACRAGAEPSDAIRVVNAVLTQIDQIKRHSNVVILTTSNITERIDVAFVDRADIRQYIGPPSAAAIFRIYLSCLEELMRCQIIYPRQQLLTLRELEMIGFIENNVSKLSLLLSEISRKSEGLSGRVLRKLPFLAHALYIQAPSITIEGFLQALSLAVDKQFEDRKKLSSCV from the exons ATGGACGAGGCCGTGGGCGACCTGAAGCAGGCGCTGCCCTGCGTGGCCGAGGCGCCGACCGTCCATGTGGAGGTCCACCAGCGGAGCGGCAG CTTGGGGCTTCCAGTCTCCGTTAATCACAGCCCTGTCACTGCGCCTGCGCTTTGCGGGCTTCACGGTGGGCCTCGCGTTGTCCAGCACAGCTCCAGCGTAGTGACTGACCTCCAGGAGCCCAGGATGGCACCGACTCTTGCCGTCGCCCCTTCTCCGGATGGGGACCTGGGGCACAGAGCCCTTGGGCGGCTTCCCCAGGTCACGAGGAGTCCGCGCAG CACTGCAAAAAAAGAAGATCTAAAGCTGAGTGTTAGAAAGCTCCTCAACAGGCATAATATCGTGTTTGGCGATTACGCGTGGACTGAGTTTGATGAGCCTTTTCTGACCAGAAATGTGCAGTCTGTGTCCATCGTTGACACGGAATTAAAGGCTAAAAATCCACAG CCCATTGATTTGAGCACGTGCACCATTGCACTTCACATCTTCCAGCTGAATGAAGatggccccagcagtgaaaatctggaggaagagacagaaaatataattgCAGCAAACCATTGGGTGCTGCCTGCAG CTGAATTCCATGGGCTTTGGGACAGCCTGGTGTATGATGTGGAAGTCAAATCTCAC CTCCTTGACTATGTGATGACAACTTTACTGTTTTCAGACAAGAAGGTCGACAGCAATCTCATCACCTGGAATCGGGTGGTGCTGCTTCATG GTCCTCCAGGAACTGGAAAAACATCCCTGTGTAAAGCTTTAGCCCAGAAATTAACCATCAGACTCTCAAGCAG GTACCGGTATGGCCAGTTAATCGAAATAAACAGCCACAGCCTGTTCTCTAAGTGGTTTTCAGAA AGTGGCAAGCTGGTAACTAGGATGTTCCAGAAGATTCAGGACTTAATTGATGACAAAGATGCTCTGGTGTTTGTGTTGATTGACGAG GTGGAGAGCCTAACGGCCGCCCGCAATGCCTGCAGGGCGGGTGCCGAGCCTTCGGATGCCATCCGCGTAGTCAACGCCGTGTTGACGCAAATCGATCAGATCAAAAG GCACTCCAACGTGGTGATCCTGACCACTTCCAACATCACGGAGAGGATCGACGTGGCCTTCGTGGACAGAGCTGACATCAGGCAGTACATTGGGCCGCCCTCCGCAGCAGCCATTTTCAGAATCTACCTCTCCTGCCTGGAAGAACTGATGAGG TGTCAGATCATATACCCTCGCCAGCAGCTGCTGACCCTCCGCGAGCTGGAGATGATCGGCTTCATTGAAAACAACGTGTCTAAGTTGAGCCTCCTTCTGAGTGAAATTTCAAG GAAGAGTGAGGGCCTCAGCGGCCGTGTCCTGAGAAAACTCCCCTTTCTGGCTCACGCTCTGTACATCCAG GCCCCCAGCATCACCATCGAGGGCTTCCTCCAGGCCCTGTCTCTGGCCGTGGACAAGCAGTTTGAGGACAGGAAGAAGCTCTCGTCGTGCGTGTGA